The DNA segment TGATACCACCTATATGTCAGCATTGCAACGATTGTATAATTAGTTTTAAGTTAGCACCTTCGCCGGGTGAAATGCTCACTGTCCTATCAATGTAAGAGCCAGTTCTGTTAGTTATAATTCGTATTaactggttttgtttgttggtcgTGTCTATAGTCAGTATTTGTCCGAACAACTACGCAAACGTTACACCTTGTATACCAAGAATCATCCCAATCTGTTGACAGTCAAAgtaaaaataatattcatatagTTGATTCATATGTTAGCAAAGATGTCTTGCCCTTATTACCTGTGATGATCCGATTTAGAACTGGTcctcattaacccatgcttgtcgtaagacacgactaacgggatcgggtggtcagactatcTGCCTTGGTTGTAACAGTTGCACAGATCTatgatcatgctgttaatcactggattgtctggttcacactcgattatttacagactgccgccatatagctggaatattgctgagtgcggcgtattcactcagtcactttttATTGCCATTATTGGCAGGGCTGTGTTGCTTTTCTCTAGATTGCTGAAGATCGCTTTCACGTTTAGGCCGTGTAGCACCTTGATTCGTTTTGGTTACTTCTATCTTATTCTATCTGCCGTTTTTAATCCGATACTTAtctacaaaacaaacacatttatgtAAACCCTCTCTTTCAGCATATTCCAAAGAGTGTCATGGAAACCCGACCTAGAATATTTCTGCTTCTTGTGAGTGTTTCTGTGGTGACACTTGCATACAGTTTGTGGCCTTACAGGTAAACAGGGGATATGGGGGCATTTTCGCAAATCGTCGGTTCCACTCTCTTTCAATCTGCCTGTTTCAGTCTGTCACAACACAAATTGCCTGTTTCAGTCTGTCACAGCACAAACTGTCTGTTTCACTCTGTCACAACAGAAACTGCATGGCTGACTCTGTCTCTATGTGGGAATTGAATTACCTTCACTGTGACCTTATGGCTCCACAAACACAACTCTCTTGGATTCACTCTCACTTAGGCAGAGTCTACCCAGAAAGGTATTGGTATAAAGGGCACATGCAACAccgaaaacaaacataattaaaacacaatcatcacttattcatgatgtGTAATATACTTTGCAAactgtgaaaaaaaccccaaataaacaaaattataagcgtacaaacgcgaatcaaaagtgcaatattttgtacttggtttTACTTTCTGGGAGACCGAAACCCGGATAAAGCGGCcaggtgtgcactcaagtgtaacgaacacttttcattggctggttcatttgccgatacgtaGAAGGCTTATTGTGTGTTTATACCGATGGTCTGTTTGCttggcatttcagaagtatggtaagtaataagaaagtaagacttttatggataacaacttcttttattgcatatgatgcgaGGTTTCGGTATGggttcatataccgttgtcaagcaagagtgataacggtatcatatacaatagaagatgttttatccataaacaatgtatgtagagatgtcaGGTTTTGGAAATACATGATGTCTGCATTGGCGTGCGATCAAATCAACACatactgagatggtgaactactgcgtggctggaaactgtcgttcgtccagGTACAAAGCAGAGCTTGAAACTGACAGTCTGAGTTTGCGCtggtttccgtcagatccagtcaccCGGGAAAAAtagatgcagtttgtttgcaactcaCAGACATGATAGCATGCCATGCCTGTCTGTGAAAATGCATAATGTGAGACAGAACCCAGGCGCACGAACCAgaaatcaatgtattttgttttttggtgtatagcctgataagtgataagttcaaattgcatatggtcaatgactgaagttgtgtattgcttATTGTCATTAgcacacaggcaggcagacacataacTCAGTAAAACAGACATTGAGGTTTTCCGTGGGAGACAGAGACAGCTTTTCACAATCAATACATCAACATATTTTGCTATGTTTCCATAGACATGTATCAAAACATTCCAGTTTTCAAAGAGAGCAAGTTTTGGcactgaaattagttttttTCTAACGCTACACTTTCTTGAGAACTTGGTTTGCAAATCTGCAGGTATGGGacctgtgtacatgtatattcattaCTGCAGACCaaagatgcttgtaatcactAAACAGTATCGCTTGTTCTCCAACCGTAGCGATAATCCTTGCACGCATCACTTGCTGTGCTGGTACGAGTCACCTTTCCGGTTGAAGCCGAGGGATCCTAACCACTGCACATGCGCTGTGGATACAGCGCAGCTGGTGAAATCAATTTTACCCCCAGCGTTGGGGGAAAAATTCGTTCGAACTCAGATTTCGCGGGGTTTTTCCACCATTATAACttaaatttgcatttttgataatttgttactttACGTCCACACCAAAaggaatcagaatctgcaaagttgtgttttgcgtagcatgtgacctttaagacatCTTTGCGCTATAGCTCTGGGAGAGATATGAGGTGGACAATTAACATTAACCACTGAGTCATGAGCCTTTGTTCAAGGACTACAGTTTGTACCTATTCATTAAGATCCTAGCCTTTTATACCCTCCATTTTCATAACGCAATTCACCATTTGTTTCAAGCATGTGTGTATTTACATTTCTTAGTGCAATTCATCATTTGTTTCAAGCATGTATGTATTTACATTTCTTAGTGCAATTCATCATTTGTTTCAAGCATGTATGTATTTACATTTCTTAGTGCAATTCATCATTTGTTTCAAGCATGTGTGTATTTACATTTCTTAGTGCAATTCATCATTTGTTTCAAGCATGTATGTATTTACATTTCTTAGTGCAATTCATCATTTGTTTCAAGCATGTATGTATTTACATTTCTTAGTGCAATTCATCATTTGTTTCAAGCATGTGTGTATTTACATTTCTTAGTGCAATTCATCATTTGTTTCAAGCATGTATGTATTTACATTTTGCTGTACCTATTTCTTTGTTGTATATCATATCACGAAGTAACTGTGTATTTCGTATATCCTGACAGAAGGCTTTCCTTTTATGGGAGTAAGTTGATGGGTGAACCAAGTTCTAACACATCTAGCGTGATCCCCACTGACAGCTCTAGAGAGAACAGCTCCTACCCGGGTAACAAATGCAACCAACAGCCACAACAACgacgacgacaacaacaacaacagaggCAACAGCAGTCCAGGTTTGCATTTCCTCGTTCCTTCATTTTATAGCATAGATGGGGGTTAAGCCCAGGCCGAAAGTATCAATTTTACAGCGCATCATTGTGAACACAAGAGTGATATACCTCTAAACCCAGTCATATCAGAACAAGACATTATTTTTATATCTTTGAATACATCAAATATCATACATAGACTCTGTGAATATGACTTTAGATACCTGCACacgtttttttcattttccatAATAGGTTTAAATGAGACTTGGGCGGATGACTTAGATTTAGAATATGTATTTCAGACTAGTTTTCTCCTTTAGAAAACGAATCTACAACTGTGGGAGACTGTCTGGTGGCATGTCTGTCCTGATTAGGAAAGAATTGGTGACACTTGTACTGTGGTAAAAATACTGCCGAAAATGATTCATTATGTTTGACAAAAACCTGTTTGGTTTAGATCATGATCtgttatatatactacccatcaaacgtttaCACTCAGTTACAGCACTCACTAGATGTTACatacacattgtacatgtggttacatcgaagatgagtTTCCCCAATAACTTAGgtgaaccaactgcaaaccttatgcagatgaattacaCGAGACTCGTTCATCAAAGACATGTGCAGATATCGTGCATGTGTACAGCTGCGCTTTTTTTATCAttcattgaactcatgacaataatctgttCAACGTTACAAATTTGCTAAGctgtacatcagttcatgtgtaaacagtaccttgaaACAGTCTGGAATATTtagcaaaatctagtttagaacagttgacttaagcaagtggctacatttacactaaacGTTTGATGGGCAGTATACATGTGCCCATTTTTTAAACATCCTTTATTTCAAGAGAAGGAAAAGGGCCTGGCAAACAAGTTCAGTCCCCCAAACATGTTCATATTCACGGacactgtttacaaacaaatcAGTTGACTATAAAGTAGCAGAATGCATTGGTACCACACGTTTAATCTTTGAGTAAAACATGGTATTTAATTGATGAACTTTTTGAATAACTTCTTCAATAATTTCTTCAGTCAGGCCTTTTTGGAAACTGGATATAATGATGAACAGAGAAGATCAACTACATGTTAGTTTTAGAGTCACATGCATCAGAGACAAATCTTTAAAAACGCAAATCCAAGtgataaagttgaaaaatcaCTAATCTTCCCTCAGCGCAGGGGGCGGGGAAGTGGTTTCACCAGTTGAGCTGCGCGGCACATAGCGCATGTGCAGTGACGTTCGCGCGGCTTCATCCGGGAAGGCGATTCGTCCtaacacagcaagtgatgcaCGCAAGGATTGTCGCTACGGTCGAAGTTGGAGAATAAGAGATGTTTCTTGCGATTAAACGCATCTTGGGTCTGCTGTGATGGAAGTAACATTAGGACTTAGACTTTTCAAAAGTACTCTGGTGGATGAACCGTACGCTACTTTATTCCCAGATCTCATCGCAGTGCTCTGGCGAAGCTGCGCTGTAGTTCTCTCCCCTTAGAAGTTGAACGTTGGTAATGTAAGTTCTATGACTACCACTCAGTGGAGGATGAGATTCATTTTCTGATCACTTGCCCGTTGTATTCAGATTTACCTTGCAGTTTTCTCATGGAATTGAACCAGCTAGACTCTGCTTTCTCGCTGCTgcctgcaaacaaactacatccatttttctcggatgactggatctgacggaaaccagcgcaaactcttgtcagtttcaagtcctgctttgtacttggacgaatgacagtttccagccacgcagtagtttaccatctctactgagacgataattgattggatcgaacactAATTCAGATAACATGTGTTTACAAACCCAGCatgtctatatacattctttgtggataacaacttcttctagtgtatatgattttgtttgacaacggtatatgaattactttcttgtgactcgccatgcttctaaaatgcccatcaagcagatcatctttctgtacacacaaggaGCCGTCAGCGTATCAACAAAATGAACCAGTCAATCGGCAGCCGTCGTTACACAGttacccgctatgactgggttcggtctgtcgagggcttcgtttcgagggaagtaagcccaagcacaaaatattgcacttttgaatcgcgattgtacgcttataattttgtttatttgggtttttttcacaagcagcaatgtatattatatgtcatggataagtgataattatgttttaattatgtttgattttttggttgcgtGTAACCTTTAAACCTCTTGCCGCGCTTGTCAACCGCATGTACAGAAGGAGTCTGAATACATGTACCTCTTAGGATGGGGATGGGTGGGACTGGGTCTGGGTGTGAGGAAGAAAGGATAACTGTGCGGGTGTCTGTGTGAGTTTGATGTATACATGAATGTACATTTGTCAGCAAGAATTATTATGTATGTGTAATATCTTACATTTTTATTTATCTTAAatgttttacatatatattttgtacatgaGCCACTGGCCCTCATGCAATAAACTGATGACCGTGATATGTGGTTACATGTGTCTCATAGGCCGAATGGCCGGATGCTATGTAATGCGTTTTAACCGTGACATGTACCAAATTTTAGCATGTGACGCAATAGTGAAATCTTCTTCGTCTCCAGTAATAAATATACTCTGGTCCCATGCCTGCAAatttgcaaaccaagttttcaagaaagtgtagcattagaaaagttaatttcattgttaaaaatgctcAGCTTTCTAGTACATGTTTTAATACGTGTCTGTGGGTACGTGGGAAAATATGTTGATCGTGACAAGCTGTCTCTGTCACTGACAAGAGATGCCTTTCAGTGAACATTGACCTCCCCTTGATCAGTTCCGTTGATAGCCGTATATCCTGGGTCTGTGTGATAGCCTTGTGCACATATTTAGTATTATGTAACTATATTCAGATAAGAACTAACATGCATTTTTACACGACCGGTTATATCCTTGATACCAATATGAAAGGAAACAAAAAACTGAGAAACAGAAAATTGTTGAATAGCATCAAGACACAGCGCTTCTTGTGTTCacataaaaataattaactGAACTTAAAAATAACCTTCTCATAATTGTTCTATGTGCCTACAAATGGCTCGTTGGACACTCCAAATCGTAACtctctattatatttttaagagtgaaatactgtaagtactgatgaaaataaaaatgatattttcgctgagtagaataacatgttatttcacagagtagaatatcaCTTTTGCAGACTTACTGTGCCACTCGAGAACATATTAGCTTTGTCAGACCACTCGATGAAACATACATGTTATTTGacgacattaacaaaatatcctCTATCTATTTATGTTTACTGGGATGATAGTGGCATCTGTATTTGATATAAGCTGTAAAGCTTGTGCACCAATCCCAGTTTATTattatgaataaaaatatttttaacgttcgtcaagccgaagactcATTGTTTGTGAATAATACTTGTACTAAGACATTCTGTTGCATTGTTTGGTTTCAGTGTGTTGAATGAAATAACAAGTCTCCACGCTTCAGGACCCATGTCACATATATCGTTAGTTGGTATAAACAAGACGTATGGACTCAATGAAACGGTCCACGTAAAAATTGTTCTGTTCGATCACTGGAAGAGACCAAAAACCTGTGGTGGTGATGTGTTAGTCGTGTGGATGAAAGATCCCCAACATGGCGCTGCTTCCGCCGGAAGTGTTATCGACAATGGAAATGGAACGTATACTGGAGTTCTGCGCACCTTGTGGACAGGAAGAGCCATAATTCGGGCTGCCATGATTTCATCAAATGAAAGAACGGCGCATTTGAATTTCGCTTTCGAGAATGGATATTTTGGTAAACGAATTCAATGTATATTCAAATCAAATACTTCAAGTGAGATTACAAGCGGTCACATGGAAGTAAAGTATATGAAAATACGCCCGTTTTGTAATCTAACTGCTGACTATTTCGGCATCCCATTCTACTGTGGGAAGCCAAAGACAAAGGGGATTGGATGTAAGGACTGGAAAGAAACTTCTTTACCTCACAACTATATGACGTTTGATGCTGACACGAAATGGTTTTCAGCGTAAGTagttctcactcactcattcgatcTTTAGATCGACACTCGATCTTTACCTCGACACTCGATCTTAAGCTCAACGCTCCATATACAGTATCTTAGACCAGAGAATAACAAAACCGTTTTAGCTCTCTTTTCATGTTTCACGATTTCGGTTTTGGGGCGGCAGTGTACCTTTGAATAGAGAGCGATCTCATGTATAGGCCTTTTTATAGATCCCAGAGTATATCGTTATTGTAATATCCACAAGCGTTATACTCAGACTCGTTAACATGCTGTCTTTATTGTTATTCTGTCTGACGATTGGCCTAGTTTCTTAGTTGgtcggttggtttgttgtttaccaccacactcagcaatattccagttataaggcgtaggtctgtaaataatcgtgtccggaccagacgatccagtgatcaacaacatgagcatcgatctacgcaaacgGGATATCGATGACAGATGaggtcagtgagcttgaccacccgatcccgctggtcgcctcttacgacaaatgtGAGTTGCCGAAGATCTGAAGCTTGGCCTGAAGGTGACAgaacatggagtgagtgagtgagtgagtgggtgatttgGTTATGGGCAAGTGTCAAATCACCCGTAACTTGTTTTGCAGATTGAATCCCACAGTAACTAGTCGTTCGTACTGTGTCTGTGCTTCACGATTTCACAAAGGTGGTTTGGAGAGTCCTtcagtgagttacgttttacgccgcaatccaTATAACCCTACATGTTCATTGTTGAACAGAGCAGTGCAATATGTTTCAGGTGGAGATCCACAGAGTACCTATCGGACTttgtcacaataaatatatcGTCCAAACGGCACGGTATGTTTGCATATTTGTATGTGCCATTAATTGTATACAACctgttttgtaatatatatcatttatatcagtgtggtgtgtgagtggtgagtggCAAGTTGTCGCGGTGCCAACACTTTAAAAAATCCTATGTTCTACCGTAATAAACTTTCGGAGcgtttaatgaaacattttatcaTACAGTGGATAGTGTCCTCAGAAGAATAAAGCGGATATTTTCGATATCCGTTGGGATCATACACGGATATCGATGCAGATTAGACAgatcatatgcaaattttagtgACTACTTTCAGGGTAAACACAGATAGCGTGAAGGGGTGGTGATCGTGTCCGGATTGACGACCGTTGCTACGGTACTGTCAGTGGTTTGATTCCAGAAAAGTCATGCCTGGTTATGATAGATGGAGTAGATTACAAAGCGTAATGAGATAAGAATTCATAGGCTTAAGATGATACCAGCATCAGTTCCCCAGATCCCGATCAGATTGCCAGTGTTAACTGAAAGTTTCTGAAGTTGTCCGCGagtttgttgttattttcaaacattaactAAGATTTGTTGATAATACGTGCTTTAACATAAAGGCTTACTGAGAACTAGATCATCAAACGCAGTCAGCTGAGGCACCAGGAGAAAATCCAGACTGGTGTTCTGGTGGTGTGTAATAGCTAATATTCAGTATGACGTGGACGCTTTCTGAGGGCGTCTAATTTGTGAAGAGTTTGTAAGTCTCTATTTTGGTTACATATACCAACATGCTTATTTATTTCTCAGGGCAAAGTTCACCATTCATTGTGTATACATTTACTTCATTTGTTATGTATATAATTCAAAGTGCATTCGTATTTTGGTCAGCAGAGAAAGACCTCGCCGTGTCTCCCAAAATCCCTTGTGGTCGAAGGAACTTCCGGGATACCTGGTTAGCAACGCCACCTGTCGGTTTCTCCTACAACAAGACATGGCGCCCTCTATCATGTCGGAACAGCGTCCCCGTTGATACGTATAATCAATGTTTGGCCAACAAAACTGTGAAGTTGTTTGGTGACTCTACCGTCAGACAAATATTTGGTGCGCTTTATTCAATGTTAGGTTTCACCATTACAAAAGGTCCCCCGGAAGGCAAGAGGACCAAGAAACGAAACTTTTACGAAGGGCCAACAATATGCGAGGCAAACCATCCCAAATATAACTATACAGTATACTTGTTGCCCCATGGGTTTCCACTATGGTTTGCCAAAGCTAATAGAACAATCACCAAGCCAGTGTTTGCTCGCTTGGATGACATACCATCCGGATCTAATGATATCATTCTTATTAATCTGTATGCTCATTTTCATTTTACTCCAATCCACATCTACAGAGCTCGAGTCCACAGAACAAGAATTGCAATAGAAAGCCTCCTGAAACGTTCTCCTGATGTCAAAATTGTCATCAAAGGTCCACATAAATTTTCCGTACCTACACCAATAACACCTCTTGGTGGCATGTGGGGACCTGCATATGAAAATATCCTGAAAAAGGAGTTTGTAAATCTTTATGACCAGGTGATGTACCTTGATGTTTGGGACATGACAGTTGCGTTTGAGAATGAAGAAACCCACCCTCATGATCTCCTTGTTGTTATGATGGTCAAAGTGTTCTTAGGCTTTATCTGCGGGAAATAAAGATGTTTGAAATAGTACGTCTTTTTATGAACAACAGCACCAGAACAAGCAAATCACAGTACACACCATGATCCGTGAAATTCTGCGGTCAATGACCAGATGAATAGTCTTTCATCTGATGAATTCGATGTATCTATATTTCACACTGACGATTAAAAGTAACGTCACCATATAAAAATGGTTTAGGCAACGGAAATCCATACTGTTACAGCGActaattcaggacagccatTGTTGAAACATTTCTATACATAAGAAACTATGCAGCCATGACATGTGAGACTTActtgtaaatatttataattaatAATAGTAGTAAAAATCCACTTGTAACACActgaatccatgtacagttcATGCTAAGCGCACAAGTCGAGAGGAGATGAGAGAAGTTACACAGAGAATGCAAGTCTGAACATGAAGGTTTTGAGCTTGGTCTTAAACGATGACAAATTCAGTCTTTGAGGAACTCGGGCAGAGAGTGCCAGGTCTTAGTGGTTGTATATGCCAATATTCCCTCCCTACTGTGGGATGTTCTAACATTTACGTGTAGCAGTGTTTTGGGTTTAGATTTGGATGGTGTGTAGACTTTAATCAGATCCGATATGTAGGGAGGAACATGACCAGAGACTGGAAGTCAAGGAGGTTGAAGGTGATACGCTGTACAGAGAGCCACTGAGGCACAGGAGTGATGTGCTCCGATTTCTTAGTCAGTGTTAAAATCCTTGCTGTAGTATTTTGGAATCGTTGTAGTTTGTTAAGCTGCTGTTTATTTGCCCCAGGCAGTAGGGAATTACAATACTCAATCCGTGACACAAGAGACAGCACTGGTGTGGCAGGGCACTGGATCTCACAGTACTCCATAGATCAGTGGAATTCATATCAAACTTCGTCTTACTTGTAAGTCTCGTACAAATTTTAAATTCCACTTTCCTTTTCCGTACTTTTGGAATCCTGTGAGATACTTAGAGCAAGAATCATATTATCCTCACGAAAGAAAACTTGTAATCTCGCAGAGTATGTTTACTCATACCTAAACATGCATCCAAAATCCACAACATTATCAATATCCGTGCACAGT comes from the Haliotis asinina isolate JCU_RB_2024 chromosome 12, JCU_Hal_asi_v2, whole genome shotgun sequence genome and includes:
- the LOC137258249 gene encoding NXPE family member 3-like, with the protein product METRPRIFLLLVSVSVVTLAYSLWPYRRLSFYGSKLMGEPSSNTSSVIPTDSSRENSSYPGNKCNQQPQQRRRQQQQQRQQQSSVLNEITSLHASGPMSHISLVGINKTYGLNETVHVKIVLFDHWKRPKTCGGDVLVVWMKDPQHGAASAGSVIDNGNGTYTGVLRTLWTGRAIIRAAMISSNERTAHLNFAFENGYFGKRIQCIFKSNTSSEITSGHMEVKYMKIRPFCNLTADYFGIPFYCGKPKTKGIGCKDWKETSLPHNYMTFDADTKWFSAWRSTEYLSDFVTINISSKRHEKDLAVSPKIPCGRRNFRDTWLATPPVGFSYNKTWRPLSCRNSVPVDTYNQCLANKTVKLFGDSTVRQIFGALYSMLGFTITKGPPEGKRTKKRNFYEGPTICEANHPKYNYTVYLLPHGFPLWFAKANRTITKPVFARLDDIPSGSNDIILINLYAHFHFTPIHIYRARVHRTRIAIESLLKRSPDVKIVIKGPHKFSVPTPITPLGGMWGPAYENILKKEFVNLYDQVMYLDVWDMTVAFENEETHPHDLLVVMMVKVFLGFICGK